One Glycine max cultivar Williams 82 chromosome 1, Glycine_max_v4.0, whole genome shotgun sequence genomic window, CCCCAAACACAACGCACACCcaacaaaatacaaaagaagAGGTCGCAAACGTTCACAATTCCCTTAATCTCAAATCTAGAAACTCATGCACACGAAACCAAAGTGGAGGGGCACGACAGTCGGTTAGACTCTAGATTCAGCGGCGATGATGACCGTAACGACGGTATTCACAGTCTCTACTATGTTGTTGTGCCTTCCCTATGATGAATGAGGGAGCTTTGGTGCCGGGAATAAATGGTGGTGAGACATTGGAGGAAGTTAAACGGGTTTCAGATTACAGTAGGAAAAATTGGATAAAAGAAAGGACTTTTGTCTTTTCAATTTGAGAGAATAAAAATGGTTGAATCATGGATGCCAATGCAAACCGAGATTCAAATCATTAAAAACATGAGCCGATATAGTGGAAAGAAACACGGTCTTGAATCTACGAATGACAAAaaagatgttaaaaaaaaaagttaaaaagaaaaacacaaccTACCTACACGGTGAcaaaacaagattttttttttcccatttttaattttattttttaaatattagttatttatttttcttccgaTAACAAGTCTGTTATTGCAGGTAATTTTGCTCCCTCGTCACAAGTGAGGGAGTAAGTTTTGGACTTCACCTTAGAATTCACCGTCTATTGTCAGGTTTTTTGAAGTTCATTTGTCTCTATCTCAAGGATAGAATTGCTTGATTTTGAATATCTTAGCTAGACTTGTGCACTTGCTGGTGTTAAAAGAGTGTATTCGGGGACTGACATTGTTCAGGGAATTTCCATGGTAGAATATAATGACTTTGTCATGAAGTTGACCTATAACTAATTTTGTTACCTTTTGTCGATGATCGATCTTTCGTGCAGAGTAAGAATATACGACCAATTGATATTCAGGGAACCCATTTTaaggaatatatatattgaagCGCGACTTTGCTATTAAGTTGACCAATTGCAAATATTGTTGCAGATTCTTGGGATATTTCGTGCGGAGCAAGAACATACTATAGAAGAAAGTCATAAACTTATAATAATGCTTGATACACCGCACCTATTGCGATTGGTgaacattaaaataatagttttaattttaattttgtctaaCGACATTTGTTAGTATTttcttataactttttataaatttttgacgtcttttactattattatttttatttttattattattattattatatattatagattGATCGGAAATTACAATTCTCGCTAAAGATATTCACAAGATTTCACTTTTATGAAGGAGAATAAATCAAAGCTCGTATGCtgacttaaaaaaagaaaatagctcGTATGCTGTTTGGAGTGCAAGCAAAGTAGCAAACACGGATTGTTCAGATTAACACATGCAATATGTGATAACAAATTGATACAattcagtaaaaaaacaaataaacaaattgaTACAACGAATACATACTATGAAACAGATGTTCCCCATGTTGACTTGGTACCCTTAATATCTATTTGTTTATTCCAGATGGTTATGAATTGATTATAGATGAAAATTACTTCACTGAaggttttgtttatttattggaGAGTTGTCGTTGGTATCATGagagaaaaatgtaaaaacaattattttttctttagacTAAACATctgttaaattatattttaattaaaaatcaaacgcACGCTAACATATCGTTaccaaatttttaataaaatttcaatgcAAGAAATTTCTTAATAGGTGAAGGCTAAAATGAATTACTTGATAAATGGTTCATtatgaacaataaaatttaacgGTTAGATTAATCTATGTCATCAGATTATGAGTCTTACACATTAGATTATATCCTCTAACTTTCTTAATCATCACTATCCTCTGACTTTCTTAATCACCACTATTCATCCACGATGAACCACTTTCAGGTTGAGCCACAAACCACCAAAAATTAACTCGTGTTTGATGTGGATCTCTCTCTTGCGCGTCACGTGTGTCGCCAGAAGTCACCTATGTGTCGCCCTCTACTGCTTTTGTTCTCATTCTCGTGTGTGTCGCTAGGGCCGTTGGAGACCACATCACACGTGACCCTGTGACCGTTAGTATAATAGAGAAGACATCAATTTCAGTTTTCACtacttttaaaattcttaatatgtaattttttcctTGGTTTTCATCTATCATAGTTTTCATTGGAAGCAAATTCTATCCAATCATTTCAATGAAGACAAGCAGGCAACGACACCTTGGAGTCGTCCCCGCCAATGGTGGACTTGTCAGAGTCTCTGGTGTCATCGCCAAAAAAGGAAGAGCTCATGGCTAATGACAATAACTTCCCAGCGTCTATTGTTGATGCAAAGAGAGTTTGAGAAGGAAAGaggaaaagaagagagagaggggggggagGGGGAGGGTCGCTGCTGCTAATCAAAAGGATTAATCAAATGGTCAGAAATTTGTTGTCATGGTCTACGCAGACGCTATTGTATCGACGAAAATCATTCACTGGTTTTTGTTGGAGTAGTTTTGAAGGAGttattagaattaatgtctcatgtgagagacatgtgacttatgtagggactaataaataaataattaataattaagaaataaattgtgATTGGGTTAACTAGGAGAAGTTTTTAGAGATAACTGCTGCTTAATGAGAGTCGTGATTATAAAAGGGATTAATACCTACTAACGTAAAACAAGGTCctctttttgataaaaatatgttctttttaaCCCCTAATCATTACAAACATAGAGAGACAAAAAGAATAGTCAAGAAAgcgaaatcttatttctcttctcttccaAGAAACCAAAGTGCACTAGAAAGAAGCCTCACTATGGAGAAAAgtatgtattgtgataactgtGAAATTTGGGTTTAATTGATAGTCAATCTTGACTAAGAATGATTAAAATTTCTCTactttattgttctttttaatggaataatgatgatttttatgtcattttaattCTTGACCAACAAGatttaaaagaaggaaaattacaagtgctttagaggaaaattgatgcaaaaacttgaagaaaaagccttgaagaAGAAGTTAAGATTGagacagctcgcttagcgcacaagaCAGGCACAACGCATTGCCTCGCTTAGCGACCAGCTCAAGCTTAGCGTGAAAAGGCCCACGAAAAAGCCTAAAGGTGCGCTTAGCGTGAGTCCCGCACTAAGCGTGTGAGCACCGCCATACTCGCTAAACCCAGAAGCTTCGGTGCTAAGCGCGTCATCACCGCCATACCCGCTAAGCCCAAAAGGGTGCACTTAGCATGAGGTCATGTGAATTTTAAGCTACCTTAGACttataaaaggagtaggaaggGAGAAAGTCATACTGAGACTTAGAACTCTCTATTGAATACACTCAAAGTCCGAGTATCTCTAATAGGGGAAACCTTCTTTCTTTAGTCATTCTCTCCTCCTCCATTATTCAtccctcttcttcttccatccTCATCAATCCCTAaagtgtaaagtctctcatgacCATGAGAGGCTAAAGCCCCATTGTTGGAAGCCTAGCAGCCAATACCCTTGTAATGTAATCTTTTCTTACTATTTATTGCATGCAATGccaatttttattgttctttcttgcgctttattgttattgtttatgATCTGATCGTCCATGCATCTGTTTAGGGATCAAGCATTGAGAAGTGTTTAATTTCTAAGGAACTAGGAAAgagcatttaaaaaaatcattgttaggGATAGAGTGGTATTGTTTAGCCTATGCATACATTTCTTAACTTCATGCAATTTACTGTTCTATCTCTACGAAGAgatttgagaaagaaaatagataaattagacttTTCAACGTGAGGGATCAGGATTGAATATCATAGTAGATGTTCGTAGGAATTGAAATAgtattaaatagagaaacacATTAACATTGCATTAAGGGTAGTTAGGCATGTTAGGtcccaagatatttaaattcTGAAGTCATTTTTTGCATTCAAACTTGTTTACTTCTCTtgtcttttatcttctaattctttctctcttattttcattgtaatttcttatctcttgcttaaAAATTGGATATACATAAACTCAAGTACAAATAGAGTccatgtggattcgacacttgaACTTTCGAGTAAACTTTATTACTTGAAACAAATTGGTGTATTTGTTGATGagttaacatttatttattatttgtgaaaatTATAGGTTTTAACATCTTGTTGGTTTCCTATAATTGTTAATCTAGGAAACCTTTAAAATTGACAAGAGTCTGTTCCACGAATCTATAATAGGTTGCTGGTTCACGAGGTTGAGCTTGTTAGCACTAGAGAGATCGTCAGAGAGGAAGTTGAGGTGACAAGGGAAAAAAATGCCATTGCCAAAAATTGCCTTCGACGATGGCAAATGATAGTTACTTGAATGAGATGAGGGATTCATAGTTACTTAAAGGAGATGATGGATTTAGTGTGGAATGACATATTGTAGTAAGATTaatctaatgataaaaaatCATGGTTCCCTTTGGACCACCTATAATACTAGTTCACCGAATCAATCAACTAAATATTATGCTTAAGTTGCTTGGTTAAAGATGCTATTACTATCAGTAAGAGATTGACAATAATGTCACGCGGAGAAGATACAAGCAAAGCAAAAAGAACTAATTCAGCGTCTCAGTCAATTTAAgttgtctttttcttcttctatttttaattgattttttgaaattgaTCCTCGTGAAGTGATAAGACAAGAGGTCAAGAAAACAAGTATAATTCAAGTGTTGTTACTTGTTATCCACTATTTGGTCAACAACAATCCAAGCCAACCCgttgtttgaaaatattttaactctCAATTCAACTTCAAGAAGAAGCAAATCAATAGGCTTGTTATTTCTCAGAAATTGTCTTCCATCTGAAATTTTGACCAACAGATCAAATAattccaaaaaaattgaaacaggcactccctaaatcatttaataaagtgttACATAATTGCTGGGTTTAGGCCCCGCTTATGTACAAAAAGTGGTGCATAATTGCATTCATTTCTCTGCAAACAACAATGGATCTCTTTCCCTTCATCCCCATCATCATTTTCACACTATTGATCCACAACTTCTCTCTGATTCTGGGGCAGCAACCTTACATTGGTTTAGGCACAGTAGCGTGCCCAAGAAGGGGTAACAAAAATTCTATCCGTGGTTACACTTGCAATGGTGCAAACCATAGCTGCCAAAGTTACCTCACCTTCAGATCTCAACCCATCTACAACTCTGTCAAGACAATATCAACTTTGTTGGGTTCTGACCCATCCCAGCTTGCTAAAATAAACTCAGTTTCCATGAATGACACCTTTGAAACAAACAAGTTGGTTATTGTTCCGGTCAACTGTTCCTGTGCAGGTGAGTATTATCAAACAAACACATCCTATGAGTTCCATAATTCAGAAACTTACTTCTTGATTGCCAACAATACTTTTGAGGGCCTCACAACATGCCAAGCTTTGGAGAACCAAAACCACAACCCTGCAAACATATACCCTGGTAGAAGGCTTTTAGTGCCTCTTAGATGTGCTTGTCCCACAAAGAATCAAACTGAGAAAGGCATCAGGTACCTCCTAAGTTACTTGGTAAACTGGGGTGATTCTGTTTCATTCATTAGTGAGAAATTTGGTGTCAACTTTATGACCACTCTTGAAGCTAATACACTTACTCTCACCCAAGCCACGATCTATCCCTTTACCACAATTCTAGTTCCCCTTCATGACAAGCCCTCAAGTTCTCAAACTGTTTCGCCAACTCGGCGCACTCCACCACCCTCTCCTCCCTCTTCTGATCATAGCTCAAACAAAACATGGGTGTATGTAGTTGTTGGGGTTGTTGTGGGAGCTATTGCCTTAATATCGGTTCTCTGTGCTGTCATTTTCTTCACACGCTATcgcaaaaatagaaagaaagatgACTCAGTGGTAGTAGGGTCCAAGAGTTTTGAGGCAATTGAGGAAAAACCAGAAGTGAAAGTGAATGAAAAATTGTCAGAGATCATATCTGGCATAGCTCAGTCTTTCAAAGTGTATAATTTTGAGGAACTACAGCGTGCAACAGATAACTTTAGTCCTAGCAGCTGGATCAAAGGGTCTGTTTATCGCGGTGTGATTAACGGTGATTTGGCTGCAATTAAAAGGATAGAAGGAGATGTGTCAAAAGAGATAGAGATACTGAACAAAATCAACCATTCCAATGTTATACGCCTTTCCGGGGTTAGCTTCCACGAGGGGGGTTGGTACCTTGTTTATGAGTATGCCGCTAATGGGGACTTGAGTGAATGGATCTACTTCCACAACGTGAATGGGAAATTTCTGAGTTGGACGCAGAGAATGCAGATTGCATTGGATGTGGCCACAGGACTTGACTATCTTCACAGTTTCACTTCTCCTCCTCATATCCACAAGGATATAAACAGCAGTAACATTCTTCTGGATGGTGATTTCAGGGGAAAGGTCACGAATTTAAGCCTTGCTAGGTGTTTGGAAGGAGGGGACGATCAACTTCCCGCGACGAGGCACATTGTTGGGACAAGAGGCTACATGGCTCCAGAG contains:
- the LYK4 gene encoding lysM domain receptor-like kinase 4; protein product: MYKKWCIIAFISLQTTMDLFPFIPIIIFTLLIHNFSLILGQQPYIGLGTVACPRRGNKNSIRGYTCNGANHSCQSYLTFRSQPIYNSVKTISTLLGSDPSQLAKINSVSMNDTFETNKLVIVPVNCSCAGEYYQTNTSYEFHNSETYFLIANNTFEGLTTCQALENQNHNPANIYPGRRLLVPLRCACPTKNQTEKGIRYLLSYLVNWGDSVSFISEKFGVNFMTTLEANTLTLTQATIYPFTTILVPLHDKPSSSQTVSPTRRTPPPSPPSSDHSSNKTWVYVVVGVVVGAIALISVLCAVIFFTRYRKNRKKDDSVVVGSKSFEAIEEKPEVKVNEKLSEIISGIAQSFKVYNFEELQRATDNFSPSSWIKGSVYRGVINGDLAAIKRIEGDVSKEIEILNKINHSNVIRLSGVSFHEGGWYLVYEYAANGDLSEWIYFHNVNGKFLSWTQRMQIALDVATGLDYLHSFTSPPHIHKDINSSNILLDGDFRGKVTNLSLARCLEGGDDQLPATRHIVGTRGYMAPEYLENGLVSTKLDVYAFGVLMLEMVTGKEVAAILTEDETKLSHVLSGILGEESGKEMLKEFVDPSLGENCPLELAMFVIEMIDNCIKTDPASRPSVHEIVQSMSRTLKSSLSWERSMNVPRN